In the genome of Quercus robur chromosome 3, dhQueRobu3.1, whole genome shotgun sequence, one region contains:
- the LOC126716854 gene encoding uncharacterized protein LOC126716854 isoform X1, translated as MMSMIPCLSPSLLPIIYHSSSLSFFLTYPLNLQIHCRCSVFGPPRRMSPPDGPSHEMIVPTASVNMPNKRKRGRNLCTKFKKLRENGLVPITIPPGAKGPVGENAGVFTRKVGFIVREHANLSYESWSKAPQEHRQMLMNRLVADFTLDSNRVEDKMCMEISLSSCYNNVRSNYYKEYLPFSKEKVRANVPPDLTQDKWDALCDLYETTSWKKKSDRNKENRGKNKTGHTCGSKSFIAYYEEKKQGGKEIGKVDFYKMTRTKKDGSFVTTASEDNYLMIEKVAEEENQSTEEEIFTEVLGARQGFVRGMGEFVIPTPTPSSHLRYETSMNMELETCKQDLSNTMLKLSDAEQKQGESDQKLAETQNQVAQLQSQVEEQR; from the exons ATGATGAGCATGATCCCATGTCTTTCTCCGTCATTACTGCCAATTATATATCACTCATCATCTCTCTCGTTCTTTCTCACATACCCGCTAAACCTGCAGATTCACTGCCGCTGTTcag tttttggCCCCCCAAGAAGAATGTCTCCACCTGATGGACCATCACATGAGATGATTGTCCCTACTGCATCTG TTAATATGCCCAACAAACGGAAAAGAGGTAGAAATCTATGCaccaagtttaaaaaattgagggaaaatGGACTCGTTCCGATAACCATCCCTCCAGGGGCCAAAGGACCTGTGGGCGAAAATGCTGGTGTGTTTACAAGAAAGGTGGGCTTCATCGTTCGTGAACATGCGAACCTTAGCTATGAATCTTGGTCTAAGGCCCCACAAGAACACCGACAAATGTTGATGAATCGTTtggtg GCTGATTTCACGTTGGACTCAAATCGCGTTGAGGATAAGATGTGTATGGAGATTTCATTGTCAAGTTGCTATAATAATGTTCGGAGTAACTATTACAAGGAGTACTTGCCATTTAGTAAGGAGAAAGTGAGGGCCAATGTTCCACCAGATTTGACACAGGACAAATGGGATGCTTTATGTGATCTATATGAAACAACCTCATGGAAG AAAAAGTCCGACCGGAATAAGGAGAACAGAGGAAAGAACAAAACTGGTCACACTTGTGGATCCAAATCATTTATTGCTTACTACGAAGAG AAAAAACAAGGTGGTAAAGAGATTGGAAAAGTGGATTTTTATAAGATGACCCGCACAAAGAAAGATGGTTCTTTTGTGACTACTGCCAGTGAAGATAATTAC CTAATGATAGAAAAAGTAGCTGAAGAAGAGAACCAAAGCACTGAGGAGGAAATTTTTACAGAAGTGCTAGGGGCAAGGCAAGGCTTTGTAAGAGGGATGGGGGAATTTGTGATTCCGACCCCAACCCCTTCTTCTCATTTGCGATATGAGACAAGCATGAATATGGAGTTGGAAACCTGCAAGCAAGATTTGTCCAATACGATGCTAAAACTGTCCGATGCGGAGCAAAAACAGGGTGAGTCAGATCAAAAACTTGCTGAAACACAAAACCAAGTGGCACAGTTGCAGAGTCAGGTAGAGGAACAACGTTAG
- the LOC126716854 gene encoding uncharacterized protein LOC126716854 isoform X2, with protein sequence MSPPDGPSHEMIVPTASVNMPNKRKRGRNLCTKFKKLRENGLVPITIPPGAKGPVGENAGVFTRKVGFIVREHANLSYESWSKAPQEHRQMLMNRLVADFTLDSNRVEDKMCMEISLSSCYNNVRSNYYKEYLPFSKEKVRANVPPDLTQDKWDALCDLYETTSWKKKSDRNKENRGKNKTGHTCGSKSFIAYYEEKKQGGKEIGKVDFYKMTRTKKDGSFVTTASEDNYLMIEKVAEEENQSTEEEIFTEVLGARQGFVRGMGEFVIPTPTPSSHLRYETSMNMELETCKQDLSNTMLKLSDAEQKQGESDQKLAETQNQVAQLQSQVEEQR encoded by the exons ATGTCTCCACCTGATGGACCATCACATGAGATGATTGTCCCTACTGCATCTG TTAATATGCCCAACAAACGGAAAAGAGGTAGAAATCTATGCaccaagtttaaaaaattgagggaaaatGGACTCGTTCCGATAACCATCCCTCCAGGGGCCAAAGGACCTGTGGGCGAAAATGCTGGTGTGTTTACAAGAAAGGTGGGCTTCATCGTTCGTGAACATGCGAACCTTAGCTATGAATCTTGGTCTAAGGCCCCACAAGAACACCGACAAATGTTGATGAATCGTTtggtg GCTGATTTCACGTTGGACTCAAATCGCGTTGAGGATAAGATGTGTATGGAGATTTCATTGTCAAGTTGCTATAATAATGTTCGGAGTAACTATTACAAGGAGTACTTGCCATTTAGTAAGGAGAAAGTGAGGGCCAATGTTCCACCAGATTTGACACAGGACAAATGGGATGCTTTATGTGATCTATATGAAACAACCTCATGGAAG AAAAAGTCCGACCGGAATAAGGAGAACAGAGGAAAGAACAAAACTGGTCACACTTGTGGATCCAAATCATTTATTGCTTACTACGAAGAG AAAAAACAAGGTGGTAAAGAGATTGGAAAAGTGGATTTTTATAAGATGACCCGCACAAAGAAAGATGGTTCTTTTGTGACTACTGCCAGTGAAGATAATTAC CTAATGATAGAAAAAGTAGCTGAAGAAGAGAACCAAAGCACTGAGGAGGAAATTTTTACAGAAGTGCTAGGGGCAAGGCAAGGCTTTGTAAGAGGGATGGGGGAATTTGTGATTCCGACCCCAACCCCTTCTTCTCATTTGCGATATGAGACAAGCATGAATATGGAGTTGGAAACCTGCAAGCAAGATTTGTCCAATACGATGCTAAAACTGTCCGATGCGGAGCAAAAACAGGGTGAGTCAGATCAAAAACTTGCTGAAACACAAAACCAAGTGGCACAGTTGCAGAGTCAGGTAGAGGAACAACGTTAG
- the LOC126716854 gene encoding uncharacterized protein LOC126716854 isoform X3 yields the protein MMSMIPCLSPSLLPIIYHSSSLSFFLTYPLNLQIHCRCSVFGPPRRMSPPDGPSHEMIVPTASVNMPNKRKRGRNLCTKFKKLRENGLVPITIPPGAKGPVGENAGVFTRKVGFIVREHANLSYESWSKAPQEHRQMLMNRLVADFTLDSNRVEDKMCMEISLSSCYNNVRSNYYKEYLPFSKEKVRANVPPDLTQDKWDALCDLYETTSWKKKSDRNKENRGKNKTGHTCGSKSFIAYYEEKKQGGKEIGKVDFYKMTRTKKDGSFVTTASEDNYKK from the exons ATGATGAGCATGATCCCATGTCTTTCTCCGTCATTACTGCCAATTATATATCACTCATCATCTCTCTCGTTCTTTCTCACATACCCGCTAAACCTGCAGATTCACTGCCGCTGTTcag tttttggCCCCCCAAGAAGAATGTCTCCACCTGATGGACCATCACATGAGATGATTGTCCCTACTGCATCTG TTAATATGCCCAACAAACGGAAAAGAGGTAGAAATCTATGCaccaagtttaaaaaattgagggaaaatGGACTCGTTCCGATAACCATCCCTCCAGGGGCCAAAGGACCTGTGGGCGAAAATGCTGGTGTGTTTACAAGAAAGGTGGGCTTCATCGTTCGTGAACATGCGAACCTTAGCTATGAATCTTGGTCTAAGGCCCCACAAGAACACCGACAAATGTTGATGAATCGTTtggtg GCTGATTTCACGTTGGACTCAAATCGCGTTGAGGATAAGATGTGTATGGAGATTTCATTGTCAAGTTGCTATAATAATGTTCGGAGTAACTATTACAAGGAGTACTTGCCATTTAGTAAGGAGAAAGTGAGGGCCAATGTTCCACCAGATTTGACACAGGACAAATGGGATGCTTTATGTGATCTATATGAAACAACCTCATGGAAG AAAAAGTCCGACCGGAATAAGGAGAACAGAGGAAAGAACAAAACTGGTCACACTTGTGGATCCAAATCATTTATTGCTTACTACGAAGAG AAAAAACAAGGTGGTAAAGAGATTGGAAAAGTGGATTTTTATAAGATGACCCGCACAAAGAAAGATGGTTCTTTTGTGACTACTGCCAGTGAAGATAATTAC AAAAAGTAG